In Bubalus bubalis isolate 160015118507 breed Murrah chromosome 20, NDDB_SH_1, whole genome shotgun sequence, the sequence TCAGTTCGTGCCTTATGGTCCTTACCGGGACCGGGCCATCGCCGCCACtgctttctcctgcattgcatctgTGCTGTATGTCATAGAAGTGGCCAGGATATGGGACTGTTATGAGCTCACAGAGATCTTCTTCTATAAGAATACCAAGCGAGCCCTGCTGAAGGTGCTGGAGACCTTTGTGGCCGGTGCCATCTTTGCCTTCCTCAGCAACACCTCCCTGTACCTGCACCAGCCGGCCCTGGAGTGGTGTGTGGCCGTGTACTCCATCTGCTTCATCCTGGCAGCTGTGGTCCTCCTGCTGGGCCTGGCTGAATGGGAATACATGCCGCCCGGGCCCTTCTCCATTTTCCAGCTAGTGCTCAGCCTGCTCTCTGTCCTCCTCTATATCAGTGCTCTGGTCCTCTGGCCACTCTACCAGTTCAGCGAGGAATTCGGCGGGCAGCCCCAGAGGTCCAGTGATGGGGACTGCAGGGACGAGCTCACCTATGACATGTGCGCCTGGGACCAGCGCCTGGCTGTGGCCATCCTGACAGCCGTCAACCTGCTGGTTTATGTGGCCGACCTGGGGTACTGGGCTTGCCAGGTCTCTGTAGGGACTGAGGACCAGCCCAGGGACTCCTGATCCTCTGCTCACAGGAGGTATCCTCAGTGAACTCTgacatcctctgatgccctcttcctggattgctctctccctcctcccatccttccccatgcatctcactctcttttctgttcccttccctcctgctgctctgtctccttcctggtTTCCTTGGTTgctcaatttctgttttgtctctttctcttgcttctctcatttttccttcattttctgctttttggcCCTTTTCTGATCGTCCTTAGTTTTCTTGTCTCCTGTGTCCTGACCACCTCGCCCCATTTTCCATCTTCTGATCCATCAGGACCTGAGaccccttccttctctgcccacaGCCCCCTCCCGCCTCCTGAGGTGCTGACTCCATAGCACACAGCCCTCTGTGCAGCTGATCACACGCTGGGCCTCCTGAGGGGCCTCATTGCCAAAGCGTGTCTGTCCCCCTGGCAGTGCCTTACTGGTGTGGCTGGGAGAGTTTACGGGATGTGGGCAGGTAGGAAGGGATTGGGCTTTTTTTCTCCCAATGGAGCAACTGTATAGTGCACCTCCcctctaagttaaaaaaaaacctctgaagGTCAATAATCTTTAGTGGGCGAGATTCTTGCATGAGATACTCTGGGTTCCTGGGCCCCACTTAGTGCTCAGTCCTCCAGGAGATTGGCTCCAGAATTTTTGCAGGCTCACTAAACATCCGTTGCTTAGAGGGCATCTTGGAGGAAGCCAAGGGTAAATGACTTCCACCCCAACTACTCTCTggggaatcaaaaaaaaaaaaaaagctggtgaAGATCCCCAGGGTCTTGAAGACACCTGTCTGCAGTGTTTGTGAAGGGCAGTGATGTGGTCCCCCTGACTCAGTGATCAAAACAGCAGATCCTGCCTCTGCAGGGAGAAGAGCATGGACACTGCCAACCTGtctgagtgttttgttttgtttttcctttttttccttctgttctggGGGCCAAAAATTACTGAGTGACTTTGTTCTTCAAAAGAAAGTTTCAGATATTCTTGGGTGGGTGGTTTGTAGGGGCTGGGGGTTGCTGCTTCTGTTGTCAAAGAAACTGTATTGTTGGGTGTGAGGGGACACATACATGTGTTTTTCTGTGTCAGTTGCTTTTTGATGTTGCTTCCTGCTTCTCTGGGACTCAGGCATAATTTGAACTATATAAATgtgcacaatttaaaaaatttttctggaGTTTCTTATTCCTATCAGCACTGCTATCAATCATAGAGAATGGTTTTTTCTATTCTCCCACGTGCATAATAACCTTTTCAACCTCAGtataaacatgaaagaaaagaaagaaaacaaaacaaaatcctccACTCTACTTGCAGCAAATTTGCCTAGAGCTCAGAGGAGTCCCAATCAATTCCCACCCTCACCCAAACAGAGGTCTCTGGGAGCCCCTCCCACTGACTCCCCACCCAGGCCTGGACTAGAGCCTGGGGGTGTGGCCCAGCCTGTGACACTAGATGTTGGGCCCCACCCCAGTGCCCAGTATCCTGTCCCCTAGCTCTTAAAGGGGCCGTGACAGCATCTGGATGCCTCGCTATAaaggtgtgtgcttgtgtgcgtgctcagtgcactgtgtgtacatgtgtgtgtgccccTGTTCTCCCCTGCACTGAGATCAGCAGGCCTTTACAGTAACTGGTGGCTGTGAAGGTCCCACAAGTCTCCTGTCATCAATTACAAagcctcagagcccagcatcCTGGCGTCACCAGGACCAGAGGGGCTGGCAAGCAGAGCTgcgagggaggggaggggaaagaccCCCCTCTGCTGCCCCTCACTCCTGTCCTGGGATGAAGCCTGTGATCT encodes:
- the LOC123465198 gene encoding myeloid-associated differentiation marker-like; the encoded protein is MPTRSTSPSDGDLFVVCCCLRLPQLFSTCMAFSLVADIGISRGAIGNWSMSFWCVCFAMTFLIYIIELCRADSEFPFLWYNISVTYACYAALICLSASIIYSITYVQFVPYGPYRDRAIAATAFSCIASVLYVIEVARIWDCYELTEIFFYKNTKRALLKVLETFVAGAIFAFLSNTSLYLHQPALEWCVAVYSICFILAAVVLLLGLAEWEYMPPGPFSIFQLVLSLLSVLLYISALVLWPLYQFSEEFGGQPQRSSDGDCRDELTYDMCAWDQRLAVAILTAVNLLVYVADLGYWACQVSVGTEDQPRDS